A genomic stretch from Bradyrhizobium quebecense includes:
- a CDS encoding ABC transporter substrate-binding protein, producing the protein MTNKVTKAGSISRRRLLTTASAGAALAVSPFRINLLQAEEAPIKIGFPVPLTGPYGAEAQDQVRAGQLAVAQFNDAGGLNGRKAELVVRDDKLNPGEAATRTLELVEKEKVNFVVGSLSAAVQLAINNVTKERGVIFNSISQSDAINEAADFSKYTFHEALNPHMTSGAVGRYAFAKFGKKVAFLTADYAYGHEMVRGFLEVGKEFNVENLGDIRHPLGTTDFSTLLPRLQALKPDILCISNFGRDQQIALKQATDFGIKKSIQIIAPLLSHASRVAAGPQAFEGVVGGCSFYWGIEDKFASTKAFNDAFRKMYDGKLPTDYGALGYGGVRTVLEAVKGAGSVETDKVVAALEALKYDDYKGPQYYRKCDHQSVQSVLVIKSKSKDMRNESDVFEVLSTEEPNEKYLRTCEALGHKS; encoded by the coding sequence ATGACGAACAAGGTCACCAAAGCTGGATCGATATCGCGGCGTCGCCTGCTGACGACGGCAAGCGCCGGCGCCGCTCTCGCCGTCTCGCCTTTTCGCATCAATCTGCTCCAGGCCGAGGAAGCACCCATCAAGATCGGCTTCCCTGTTCCCTTGACCGGTCCGTATGGTGCCGAGGCCCAGGACCAGGTGCGGGCGGGGCAGCTCGCTGTCGCCCAGTTCAATGATGCTGGCGGTCTCAACGGCCGCAAGGCCGAGCTTGTCGTGCGCGACGACAAGCTCAATCCCGGTGAAGCGGCAACGCGGACATTGGAACTGGTCGAGAAGGAGAAGGTGAATTTCGTCGTCGGCAGTCTGTCCGCGGCGGTTCAGCTTGCGATCAACAACGTCACCAAAGAGCGCGGCGTCATCTTCAATTCGATCAGCCAGTCCGACGCCATCAACGAGGCAGCCGACTTCAGCAAGTACACATTCCACGAAGCGCTGAACCCGCACATGACGTCAGGTGCGGTCGGCCGCTATGCCTTCGCCAAATTCGGCAAGAAGGTTGCGTTTCTCACGGCGGATTACGCCTACGGTCACGAGATGGTTCGCGGCTTCCTCGAGGTCGGCAAGGAATTCAACGTCGAGAACCTCGGCGACATCCGCCATCCGCTGGGAACGACTGACTTCTCCACGCTGCTGCCGCGTCTCCAGGCGCTGAAGCCCGATATTCTGTGCATCAGCAATTTCGGCCGGGACCAGCAGATCGCGCTGAAGCAGGCGACCGACTTTGGCATCAAGAAATCGATCCAGATCATCGCGCCGCTGCTCTCGCATGCCAGCCGTGTCGCGGCTGGCCCCCAGGCATTCGAAGGCGTCGTCGGCGGCTGCTCCTTCTACTGGGGTATCGAGGACAAGTTCGCCTCGACCAAGGCGTTCAACGATGCGTTCCGCAAGATGTACGACGGCAAGCTGCCCACCGACTACGGTGCGCTCGGCTACGGCGGTGTTCGGACCGTGCTGGAGGCGGTCAAGGGCGCCGGCAGCGTCGAGACCGACAAGGTCGTCGCTGCATTGGAAGCTCTGAAGTACGACGACTACAAGGGCCCGCAATATTATCGCAAATGCGACCACCAGTCGGTGCAATCGGTGCTCGTGATCAAGTCGAAGTCCAAGGACATGAGGAACGAGTCCGACGTGTTCGAGGTTCTGTCGACCGAAGAACCCAACGAGAAGTACCTGCGCACCTGCGAGGCGCTCGGTCACAAGAGCTGA
- a CDS encoding xanthine dehydrogenase family protein molybdopterin-binding subunit, which yields MMVTRAPAETLSVLDRPNSYIGKTVPRPNLDRLLQGRGQYVSDLELPRMAHVVFLRSPYAHARIVAIDADAARRMSGVISIVTGRELEAVITPWVGVLSHLKGLKSAPQHAIAIDRACWQGEAVAAVVATSRAVAEDAMEQIAVDYEELEAVTDMRTALDPATPVIHASLGDNLAFERTLNAGDVDQALSGSEVVEADFVFGRHTGVTLEPRAVVADWNAAEARLTIYQGTQAPHMVQNIAALHLGLREAQVRVVCKDVGGSFGIKVHIYADEMATYALSKLLRRPIKFVADRVESFNTDIHARDHRCRGRIGVKPDGTITAFEIDDLTGIGPYSMYPRTSAIEANQVVNLVGGPYVTPNYRARARVVFQNKNVMCQYRAVGHPIACSVTEGLVDLAAAKIGMDPVEIRRRNLIADDAYPCASPSGMKFEQLSHHASLAKLLQMMDYDALRAEQTALRARNIHRGIGIASFIEVTNPSAAFYGVGGAKISSQDGVAVRLDAQGSVICQTSITEQGQGSESLTAQIVGSVLGVSMERVRVILGDTDNTPYGGGTWASRGAGIGGEAALQAAKALRQNVLDIAAAILQSTSGGLDIVNNSIVSADDGAPRIELSELARIVYFRPDTLPPGIQPELMATRHFVPRQYPFAFTNGVQASWLEVDTETGFVTLLKHWVVEDCGTIINPQLVDEQIRGGVVQGLGAALFEKCIYDERGQLTNANMADYLVPMSGEMPDIEIGHVVSPTRESELGAKGAGEAGTAGAAAAVANAVNDALRPFGATITEIPLTPQVILTALGRI from the coding sequence ATGATGGTGACCCGGGCGCCAGCGGAGACACTTTCGGTGCTCGATCGCCCGAACTCCTATATCGGAAAGACGGTGCCACGACCGAACCTCGACAGGTTGCTGCAAGGGCGTGGACAGTATGTCAGCGACCTGGAATTGCCGCGGATGGCGCACGTGGTTTTTTTACGGTCGCCTTATGCCCACGCAAGAATTGTGGCGATCGATGCCGACGCGGCACGACGTATGTCCGGCGTCATTTCCATCGTTACGGGTCGAGAGCTTGAGGCAGTCATCACGCCATGGGTCGGCGTGCTCTCGCATCTGAAGGGATTGAAGTCGGCGCCACAGCATGCGATCGCGATCGATCGGGCCTGCTGGCAGGGTGAGGCAGTCGCGGCGGTTGTCGCAACCAGCCGTGCGGTGGCTGAAGATGCAATGGAGCAAATTGCCGTCGACTACGAGGAACTCGAGGCGGTCACCGACATGCGCACTGCGCTCGATCCGGCAACGCCTGTCATTCACGCCTCGCTCGGTGACAATCTCGCTTTTGAACGGACCCTCAACGCCGGCGATGTGGACCAAGCATTGTCGGGGTCGGAGGTCGTCGAAGCCGACTTCGTGTTCGGGCGCCACACCGGCGTGACGCTTGAACCGCGAGCGGTGGTTGCCGACTGGAATGCGGCCGAGGCGCGGCTGACGATCTATCAGGGCACACAGGCGCCCCACATGGTGCAGAACATTGCAGCCCTGCATCTCGGACTAAGGGAAGCGCAGGTCCGGGTGGTCTGCAAGGATGTCGGCGGCTCGTTCGGCATCAAGGTTCACATCTACGCCGACGAAATGGCGACCTATGCGCTGTCCAAGCTGCTACGGCGGCCGATCAAATTCGTGGCTGACCGTGTGGAGAGCTTCAACACGGACATTCACGCTCGCGATCATCGATGCAGGGGCCGGATCGGCGTTAAGCCGGACGGCACCATCACGGCCTTCGAGATCGACGACCTGACGGGGATCGGTCCCTATTCGATGTATCCGCGCACCAGCGCCATCGAGGCCAATCAGGTGGTCAATCTGGTTGGGGGGCCGTACGTCACCCCGAACTATCGGGCGCGAGCGCGGGTCGTCTTCCAGAACAAGAACGTGATGTGTCAGTACCGGGCGGTCGGACACCCGATTGCCTGTTCGGTCACCGAGGGTCTGGTCGACCTTGCCGCAGCGAAGATCGGCATGGACCCCGTCGAGATCCGCCGGCGCAACTTGATAGCCGACGATGCCTATCCCTGCGCATCACCTTCCGGCATGAAATTCGAGCAGCTTTCGCATCATGCCTCGCTGGCCAAGCTGCTGCAGATGATGGATTACGACGCATTGCGTGCTGAGCAAACGGCGTTGCGCGCGAGAAATATTCACCGGGGTATCGGAATCGCCAGCTTCATCGAGGTCACCAATCCCAGTGCTGCCTTTTACGGCGTCGGCGGCGCGAAAATCTCGTCGCAGGACGGTGTTGCGGTTCGGCTCGACGCGCAGGGCTCGGTGATCTGCCAGACCAGCATCACGGAGCAGGGGCAGGGCTCGGAATCGCTGACCGCCCAGATCGTGGGCAGCGTGCTGGGCGTTTCGATGGAACGGGTCCGCGTGATCCTGGGCGACACCGACAACACGCCCTATGGTGGCGGCACCTGGGCCTCGCGCGGTGCCGGCATCGGCGGCGAAGCCGCGTTGCAGGCCGCTAAGGCCTTGCGCCAGAATGTCCTTGATATCGCCGCGGCCATCCTGCAATCGACGTCGGGCGGGCTCGATATCGTCAACAACAGCATCGTCAGTGCCGACGACGGTGCGCCACGGATCGAGCTGAGCGAATTGGCGCGGATCGTCTATTTTCGGCCGGATACCCTCCCGCCGGGCATCCAGCCTGAGTTGATGGCGACCCGACATTTCGTGCCGCGCCAGTATCCCTTCGCATTCACCAACGGGGTTCAGGCGTCTTGGCTCGAGGTCGATACCGAGACCGGGTTCGTGACGCTGCTGAAGCATTGGGTCGTCGAAGACTGCGGCACCATCATCAACCCGCAACTGGTCGACGAGCAGATCCGGGGCGGGGTCGTGCAGGGGCTCGGCGCGGCGCTGTTCGAGAAATGCATCTATGACGAGCGTGGTCAGCTGACCAACGCCAATATGGCGGACTACCTGGTCCCGATGTCCGGCGAGATGCCCGATATCGAGATTGGCCACGTGGTGTCTCCGACTCGGGAATCGGAGCTCGGAGCCAAAGGGGCGGGTGAGGCAGGGACAGCCGGCGCGGCAGCTGCGGTTGCCAACGCGGTCAACGATGCGCTGCGCCCGTTCGGCGCAACAATTACCGAGATTCCGCTCACGCCTCAGGTTATCCTGACGGCCTTGGGACGAATCTGA